In the genome of Syntrophales bacterium, one region contains:
- a CDS encoding zinc dependent phospholipase C family protein, which yields MPKEITHWLICLETADLLGGTKMGDAVLHNPNALKLGAVFLDVFFFLGSKKAYLPYKDLAHILHGVNGEDTYEFVRHLIKVAKDSPYKNQILSFIAGVATHIHADAVFHPMVYYMTGDCEDNDPSVRSKAIQRHRLLETLIDMYFLKGTYQPENFNIKAILNGLEFPLIYLLARLSATMDSSFRSLPNVTIEALRNFHTMVQLSRREKIARILFAISPLLPRKIREIAGLFYSPQLYRFMPRIEGQLEFRNPVTGKENKAALRDLFDLSIQRSITLIEKIDTIVVTGNEENLTERGPSLNFDLLDQKDYRVIYSAKESIFSHK from the coding sequence ATGCCAAAAGAAATAACTCACTGGCTAATATGCTTAGAAACGGCAGATCTCCTCGGGGGAACAAAAATGGGAGATGCCGTTCTTCACAACCCAAACGCATTAAAATTGGGCGCCGTATTTTTGGATGTCTTTTTCTTTCTCGGATCAAAAAAAGCCTATCTCCCATACAAAGACCTTGCTCATATACTACACGGTGTAAACGGGGAAGACACCTACGAATTCGTCAGACATTTAATAAAAGTAGCCAAAGATAGCCCCTACAAGAATCAGATACTCTCCTTCATTGCAGGTGTGGCAACTCATATTCATGCCGATGCAGTATTCCATCCCATGGTATACTATATGACCGGAGACTGCGAAGATAACGACCCTTCTGTCAGGAGCAAAGCCATCCAGAGGCATAGATTGCTCGAAACGCTTATTGACATGTATTTCTTAAAAGGGACATATCAACCTGAAAATTTCAACATAAAAGCAATCCTAAACGGATTAGAGTTTCCGCTCATTTACCTGCTCGCCCGATTATCAGCAACTATGGATTCATCATTTCGCTCTTTGCCAAACGTTACAATCGAAGCTCTAAGGAATTTCCATACAATGGTTCAGTTATCCCGAAGAGAAAAAATCGCCCGCATACTCTTTGCCATCTCCCCTCTTCTACCCCGTAAAATTAGAGAAATCGCCGGTCTTTTCTACAGCCCTCAGCTTTATAGATTCATGCCCAGGATTGAAGGCCAACTCGAATTTCGAAACCCAGTGACTGGTAAAGAAAATAAAGCAGCCCTCAGGGATCTCTTCGACCTATCAATACAAAGGAGCATTACACTTATAGAGAAGATAGATACCATTGTTGTCACAGGAAACGAAGAAAACCTAACCGAGAGGGGACCATCCCTCAACTTCGATCTGTTGGATCAGAAGGATTACAGAGTCATTTATTCGGCGAAAGAGTCTATATTTTCGCACAAATAA
- a CDS encoding acyl-CoA/acyl-ACP dehydrogenase codes for MLLDVLLTEEEKVLKQEVREFVKGVSPELTKKLDKDEIQYPRDYVKRLGELNLLGLRFPKEYGGRGLPWTAEIAALEEIGVLGTALGCAFAMPSIVGEALCVFGTEEQKEKFLKPMLRGELVSAEALTEPRGGSDFFGATTRAELKNGIFTVRGQKRFVVGASSADFFLVYVNTNPAGKPHERISLLIIERDRPGVEVKYLYGLMGTRGGGTGRLVFRDVQVPESNLVGKLNEGAHIFNTMMVPERLTSAGASLGMGRAALEVAVRYSDRRKAFGQKIRTFQGVSFKVAEAITQLDAARALTYAAGKAADLKLPTTRRLVSEAKKFATDAAWNVINLSMQIVGGIGYTNVFPIEKMVRDARLIQIWTGTNEIMNLLIQHEFYREMLTDPNPGRNIEIDAHEGHMKDEIVYEDEEMWTKGW; via the coding sequence ATGTTACTCGACGTGTTGTTAACAGAGGAAGAGAAGGTTTTGAAGCAGGAAGTGAGGGAGTTTGTGAAAGGGGTATCGCCTGAATTAACTAAAAAACTTGATAAAGATGAGATTCAGTATCCCAGAGACTATGTGAAGAGACTTGGGGAGTTAAATCTACTCGGTCTCCGATTTCCGAAGGAATACGGGGGAAGGGGATTACCCTGGACTGCTGAAATTGCTGCTCTGGAAGAAATCGGTGTTCTTGGGACGGCGCTGGGTTGTGCTTTCGCTATGCCCTCGATTGTAGGCGAGGCGCTTTGCGTTTTTGGTACGGAGGAACAGAAGGAGAAGTTCCTTAAACCCATGTTGAGAGGCGAACTTGTGTCTGCTGAAGCGCTTACTGAACCTAGAGGGGGCTCTGATTTCTTTGGAGCCACGACGAGGGCTGAATTGAAGAATGGGATTTTTACCGTCAGAGGTCAGAAGAGATTTGTCGTGGGAGCTTCCAGCGCGGATTTCTTTCTTGTGTACGTTAACACGAACCCAGCGGGTAAACCTCACGAGAGAATAAGTTTGCTTATCATAGAACGAGATCGGCCGGGTGTGGAGGTTAAATATCTTTACGGGCTCATGGGGACAAGGGGTGGAGGAACTGGAAGACTCGTGTTTAGAGATGTTCAAGTTCCAGAATCAAATCTTGTCGGAAAGCTTAACGAAGGGGCCCACATATTCAACACCATGATGGTACCAGAAAGGTTAACATCCGCCGGTGCATCTCTGGGTATGGGGAGAGCGGCACTGGAAGTTGCGGTCCGTTACAGTGATCGTCGCAAGGCTTTTGGTCAGAAGATTAGGACATTTCAGGGTGTAAGCTTCAAAGTCGCTGAGGCGATTACCCAACTGGATGCTGCGAGGGCCTTGACTTATGCGGCTGGTAAGGCAGCGGATCTGAAACTACCTACGACTCGCCGCCTTGTAAGTGAAGCTAAGAAGTTTGCCACTGATGCGGCGTGGAATGTAATCAATCTCTCGATGCAAATAGTGGGGGGTATAGGTTATACAAATGTATTTCCCATAGAGAAAATGGTTCGTGATGCAAGACTCATCCAGATCTGGACGGGTACTAATGAGATCATGAATCTTCTCATTCAGCATGAGTTCTACAGAGAAATGCTTACCGATCCCAACCCCGGCCGCAACATAGAGATTGATGCTCATGAAGGTCACATGAAGGATGAGATTGTCTACGAAGACGAGGAGATGTGGACAAAAGGATGGTAA
- a CDS encoding 4-hydroxybutyryl-CoA dehydratase: MKEPMIMDGKDYISSLEKMETVVYIGGERVREYWKHPAIQPAVNALAATYDLASNSTLNEEIHELIVTESPLTGDKINRFLHIIQSQEDLLARMKLQRALMRFTGGCFGGRCVAGAVINALWSVTYEVDRANGGKTEYHKRFSAYVKMCQEKDLAVSGNITDAKGDRSKPPHKQADSDLFVRIVEKRKDGIVVNGAKLQQSGAPIAHERLVVPTTALGPDDEVYAVAFAVPGDAEGVIHVNDTACVNSKFMSMEPEDIGNVKYGIHQSAHVIFDHVFVPWERVFLCGEWKATRALVHRFSDFQRFASSACRCGYIDLCIGAGLAMADYNGVADKTHIVDKLIDMSIDAETLQGLVAGAAALAYKTTSGVMVPETLTVNAAKLYMNEAILKTAQRLADIGGGILVTRPSIKDLQIPKIGDLLKKYHQARRWEDTDKRIKMARLCETLAGLGSPTPILSVIAAGPPATQRLNFRLFTPFERDRKAAERLAGI, translated from the coding sequence GTGAAGGAACCCATGATAATGGATGGGAAGGATTATATTTCTAGTCTGGAGAAAATGGAGACGGTAGTCTATATAGGAGGAGAGCGCGTGCGGGAATACTGGAAGCATCCTGCTATTCAGCCTGCAGTTAATGCACTCGCTGCAACGTACGATCTTGCAAGCAACTCCACTCTGAATGAGGAGATTCACGAATTGATTGTCACCGAAAGTCCGTTGACAGGCGACAAAATAAATCGTTTCCTCCACATCATCCAATCACAAGAGGATCTCCTAGCTCGGATGAAACTACAACGAGCTCTGATGAGGTTCACCGGGGGATGTTTTGGTGGCAGGTGTGTTGCTGGGGCAGTTATAAACGCCCTTTGGTCCGTAACCTATGAGGTTGACAGAGCAAACGGTGGAAAAACAGAGTACCATAAGCGGTTTTCCGCATATGTTAAGATGTGCCAGGAGAAGGATCTCGCCGTTTCGGGCAATATAACCGATGCGAAGGGTGATAGATCGAAACCACCGCATAAACAGGCAGACAGCGATCTCTTTGTTAGAATTGTGGAGAAGAGAAAGGATGGTATTGTTGTAAATGGCGCTAAACTTCAGCAATCGGGAGCACCTATTGCCCATGAGAGGCTTGTGGTTCCCACAACTGCGTTAGGTCCTGATGATGAAGTGTATGCAGTGGCTTTTGCTGTTCCGGGGGATGCAGAGGGGGTGATCCACGTTAATGACACTGCATGTGTAAATTCTAAGTTTATGTCCATGGAGCCCGAGGATATAGGAAATGTAAAATACGGTATACATCAGAGTGCTCACGTTATTTTTGATCACGTTTTTGTACCATGGGAGAGAGTTTTTCTATGCGGTGAGTGGAAAGCTACGAGAGCTCTAGTACATAGGTTCTCTGACTTCCAGAGGTTTGCGTCCTCTGCTTGTCGCTGTGGTTATATAGACCTCTGTATAGGTGCAGGTCTTGCTATGGCTGATTACAACGGTGTGGCGGATAAAACACACATAGTGGATAAGCTTATAGACATGAGCATAGATGCGGAAACCCTCCAAGGATTGGTGGCAGGAGCAGCGGCTTTGGCCTATAAAACTACATCTGGTGTTATGGTACCAGAGACGCTCACTGTAAATGCAGCTAAATTGTATATGAACGAGGCAATTTTGAAAACCGCTCAGAGACTTGCCGATATCGGTGGGGGGATCCTAGTCACAAGGCCCAGCATTAAGGACCTTCAAATCCCGAAAATAGGTGATCTTTTGAAGAAGTACCACCAAGCGAGAAGATGGGAAGATACGGATAAAAGAATCAAGATGGCACGCCTTTGTGAAACCCTAGCCGGTCTTGGATCACCCACACCGATCCTATCGGTTATTGCAGCTGGTCCTCCGGCAACACAGAGACTTAATTTTCGCCTGTTTACGCCTTTTGAAAGGGATAGAAAAGCAGCAGAACGTTTGGCGGGGATTTAA
- a CDS encoding helical backbone metal receptor, whose protein sequence is MNSNKHRTTPYPVIFLLVSFCNVFFFLTYTEANAAPPKRIVSLAPNITEILFSLGLGERVVAVTTFCDYPQEALKKPKVGGFSNPSIEAIVAAKPDLVIMTDDGNPLHIAIKLHQLGIRTYVFRARKIKELPEAIRALGKYLEVPKVANERADELQRKLNKFQGKRLKDKILAMFVVQPDPLIVAGPNTLIGEAMDMLGLENIAANTTQFYPKLSLEEVMNRQPQIIFVGQSKGMEEDIQNLLSRLKKLPAVQMGKVYIIRDTIFRLGPRITIGLEEMNAAIAKSKTVF, encoded by the coding sequence GTGAACAGTAATAAACATCGGACTACCCCTTATCCAGTGATTTTTTTACTAGTCTCCTTTTGCAATGTGTTTTTTTTTCTAACCTATACTGAAGCCAATGCTGCACCTCCAAAAAGAATCGTATCTCTGGCTCCTAACATCACAGAAATTCTCTTTTCTCTGGGATTGGGGGAAAGGGTAGTTGCAGTTACAACATTCTGCGATTATCCACAGGAAGCGCTGAAAAAACCAAAGGTAGGGGGCTTTTCCAATCCGTCTATAGAAGCAATCGTCGCTGCGAAACCTGATCTCGTTATAATGACCGATGATGGTAACCCTTTGCACATTGCCATTAAACTGCACCAATTAGGAATCAGAACCTACGTATTCAGGGCTAGGAAAATAAAAGAACTACCCGAAGCAATTAGAGCTCTTGGGAAGTATCTAGAAGTTCCTAAAGTGGCAAATGAGAGGGCGGATGAATTGCAGAGAAAATTAAACAAATTCCAAGGGAAGCGTTTAAAGGACAAAATTCTTGCAATGTTTGTCGTGCAACCGGATCCTCTTATTGTTGCAGGCCCGAACACTCTTATTGGAGAAGCTATGGATATGTTGGGTCTTGAAAATATCGCTGCAAATACAACTCAATTTTACCCGAAACTTTCTCTCGAAGAGGTTATGAACCGCCAGCCACAGATAATATTTGTCGGTCAGAGCAAAGGAATGGAAGAGGATATACAAAATTTGCTCTCCCGCTTAAAAAAATTACCTGCGGTTCAAATGGGAAAGGTTTACATAATACGAGATACAATTTTTCGCCTCGGGCCAAGAATAACTATAGGCCTTGAAGAGATGAATGCAGCCATAGCAAAGAGTAAAACTGTTTTCTAA
- a CDS encoding DUF2889 domain-containing protein, with translation MDRELIFRRSITIDTYEIGENVIAVEGELTDERFYPSLVYSTGVRKDKGIMHNMLVKMNILLPNLKILSVSAEMPATPLEGCSEIKDSIKKMENMEIKSGFTSWVRENFGREKGCLHLSNLILAMASAAVQGMWSYYARIREGGEVKRPVGVRTLAVDSCWMWRKDGPLAKRFLEKV, from the coding sequence ATGGACAGAGAATTGATATTTAGAAGAAGTATCACCATTGACACGTACGAAATAGGAGAAAACGTAATTGCCGTTGAAGGTGAACTTACGGATGAACGTTTTTATCCTTCTTTAGTCTACTCCACAGGCGTTAGAAAGGATAAGGGCATAATGCATAATATGTTAGTAAAAATGAACATTTTATTGCCCAATCTGAAAATTTTATCGGTGAGTGCTGAGATGCCCGCGACACCCTTGGAGGGATGTTCGGAGATAAAGGATTCGATTAAAAAAATGGAGAATATGGAGATTAAATCAGGATTTACGTCTTGGGTAAGAGAGAATTTTGGAAGAGAAAAGGGATGCCTCCACCTATCAAATTTGATTCTTGCAATGGCCTCTGCAGCGGTTCAGGGTATGTGGTCCTATTACGCGCGAATAAGAGAGGGGGGTGAAGTTAAAAGACCTGTGGGAGTTAGAACCCTTGCGGTGGATAGCTGCTGGATGTGGCGCAAAGACGGTCCTCTTGCGAAGAGGTTTCTGGAAAAGGTGTAG
- a CDS encoding MFS transporter → MDEKLSKRTLISWCLYDFANSSYAAVILAVVFQVYYIENIVGNANGSGDLWWGRAISTSMFIISLISPFLGGIADFAGWRKQFLILFTLICAGSVVGFSFLTPGAVLLGFVLIVLANIGMEGGVVFYNSFLPRIASTEFQGRISGWGFAVGYAGSIVSLLLALPLAKAGYFNVVWLMVAAFFVLFSIPSFLFLPQDTRTQFSPLYAGRLGVIKTYTTLSEMWKSRDIRRFFLAYLLYEDGVNTVIVFSASFASATFSFTHQELIVLFLLIQVTALIGALALSRPTDEWGPKKVVILSLILWSSVSSLAYFVYDKAHFWILAVVAGMGLGSVQSATRALFARFVPEGKEAEYFGVYSLVGKTSAIIGPLLFGYLSATFGSQRPAILSVTLFFLLGLIILFPLKTVEKR, encoded by the coding sequence ATGGATGAAAAACTTAGCAAAAGAACATTAATAAGTTGGTGCTTATATGATTTTGCCAATTCCAGCTATGCTGCTGTAATTTTAGCGGTTGTATTTCAGGTTTATTACATCGAAAACATAGTGGGAAATGCGAACGGATCAGGAGATCTATGGTGGGGAAGGGCCATTTCAACAAGTATGTTCATCATATCCCTCATTTCTCCTTTTTTGGGAGGTATAGCTGATTTTGCTGGGTGGCGGAAACAGTTTCTTATCCTTTTTACTCTAATTTGTGCAGGGTCTGTTGTCGGTTTTTCTTTTTTAACGCCTGGGGCTGTTCTTTTAGGATTCGTTCTTATTGTGCTTGCAAACATAGGTATGGAGGGAGGGGTAGTTTTTTACAACTCTTTTCTTCCTCGAATCGCTTCCACTGAGTTCCAGGGAAGGATTTCTGGTTGGGGATTTGCCGTAGGTTATGCAGGTTCAATTGTATCTTTGCTTCTCGCTCTGCCACTGGCGAAAGCGGGATACTTCAATGTCGTCTGGCTAATGGTAGCTGCGTTTTTTGTTTTATTCTCAATACCTTCTTTTCTTTTTTTGCCCCAGGACACAAGGACTCAATTTTCACCCTTGTATGCAGGTAGGTTGGGAGTAATTAAAACGTATACTACTCTTTCTGAAATGTGGAAGTCGAGAGATATAAGGAGATTTTTTCTTGCCTATCTTTTGTATGAGGATGGTGTAAATACCGTAATTGTATTCTCAGCAAGTTTTGCTTCTGCAACGTTTAGTTTCACACACCAAGAGTTGATTGTTCTTTTCTTGCTAATTCAGGTAACAGCACTGATAGGTGCACTTGCTCTCTCACGACCTACGGATGAGTGGGGACCTAAAAAAGTTGTAATTCTTTCGCTTATTTTGTGGTCTAGTGTTTCCTCGTTAGCTTACTTTGTTTATGACAAAGCCCATTTCTGGATACTTGCGGTAGTTGCAGGAATGGGGCTTGGGTCCGTTCAGTCAGCCACGCGTGCGCTTTTTGCTCGATTTGTACCGGAAGGTAAAGAAGCTGAGTACTTTGGCGTTTATTCACTTGTGGGTAAGACATCGGCAATAATAGGACCTCTTTTGTTTGGATATTTATCTGCAACATTTGGAAGTCAGCGGCCAGCAATCCTTTCGGTAACTCTATTTTTTCTCTTGGGATTGATAATTTTGTTCCCGCTGAAGACAGTGGAAAAACGTTAA
- a CDS encoding 30S ribosomal protein S1, producing MVSGGPNKNSLTQHEENIEGREDIKDSSKGESQISNSETRGFKELYEKSLQSVHMGEIVVGRVVQITPDVVMVDVGWKTEGYIPIREVKDGKGNITVSEGDQIEVLVDRRDSEGNLVLSREKVVRLRIWDEVKKAYEEKLEIRGRITGKIKGGFSVDIGVPAFLPGSQLDIRPVKDLDRYIGQTLTFHVLKYDRKRKNVVLSRKEVLEKEIEKKRKATLESLEVGKIVEGVVKNVTDYGVFIDLGGVDGLLHVTDISWGRVNRPADVFNKGDKVVVKVLSLDREKERVSLGLKQLTEDPWSNVQEKYPVGSVVDGKVVNIMDYGAFVELEPGVEGLVHISEMFWSKDIRHPSKILKIGENVKVKVLEVNREGKRISLGLKQTMPNPWAILKEKYPEGSIIKGVVRNVTNFGVFVGVEEGIDGLIHISDISWKPKIKHPGEMFKKGQVVEAMVLGVDVENEKFSLGIKQMQKNPWEEFAEKYPPGSVISGKITSITDFGVFVEIEEGIEGLIHISELSPRRVKSAADIYSVGDTVAAVVKSIDLQNRKIRLSIKDYELTVEGSLVKQYLNNKEHVGQNLGKVLSEVKIVDTKR from the coding sequence ATGGTAAGTGGTGGACCTAATAAAAACAGTTTAACACAGCATGAGGAAAACATAGAAGGGAGGGAAGATATAAAGGACAGTTCAAAAGGCGAGTCTCAAATTTCAAATAGTGAGACGAGGGGATTTAAAGAGTTGTATGAAAAGTCTTTACAGAGCGTTCATATGGGAGAAATTGTGGTTGGTCGGGTTGTGCAAATCACACCAGATGTAGTCATGGTCGATGTGGGATGGAAGACAGAGGGTTATATCCCGATTCGTGAGGTTAAAGATGGTAAAGGCAATATAACTGTTTCTGAAGGAGATCAGATTGAAGTTCTTGTGGACCGTAGGGACAGTGAAGGTAATCTTGTTCTATCCAGGGAAAAGGTTGTTCGTTTAAGAATTTGGGATGAAGTCAAAAAAGCATACGAGGAGAAGTTAGAGATCAGAGGGAGGATCACTGGTAAGATAAAGGGGGGGTTTTCAGTAGATATAGGTGTTCCAGCATTTTTACCAGGATCCCAGCTTGATATCAGGCCTGTGAAAGATCTTGACCGATATATAGGTCAAACCCTTACCTTTCATGTTCTTAAATACGACCGTAAAAGGAAAAATGTGGTTCTTTCAAGGAAAGAAGTTTTGGAAAAAGAAATTGAGAAAAAGAGGAAAGCCACTCTGGAGAGTTTAGAAGTGGGTAAGATTGTGGAAGGTGTGGTGAAAAATGTGACCGACTATGGTGTATTTATTGATCTGGGGGGTGTAGATGGTCTTTTACATGTGACCGACATTTCATGGGGCCGAGTGAATAGGCCGGCGGATGTTTTCAATAAAGGGGATAAGGTGGTTGTGAAGGTGCTTTCGCTTGATAGGGAAAAGGAACGTGTTTCCCTTGGACTGAAACAACTCACTGAGGATCCGTGGAGCAATGTGCAGGAAAAGTATCCTGTGGGTAGTGTAGTGGATGGTAAAGTTGTGAACATAATGGATTACGGAGCATTTGTAGAACTGGAACCTGGGGTTGAAGGTCTGGTACACATTTCAGAAATGTTTTGGAGCAAAGACATACGCCATCCTTCCAAGATATTGAAGATTGGTGAAAATGTAAAAGTGAAGGTTCTTGAAGTGAACAGAGAAGGAAAACGTATTTCTCTGGGGTTAAAACAAACGATGCCGAATCCGTGGGCAATTTTGAAGGAGAAGTATCCAGAAGGCTCTATAATAAAAGGGGTGGTCAGGAATGTTACGAACTTTGGTGTATTTGTAGGTGTTGAAGAAGGTATCGATGGTCTGATTCACATATCTGATATCTCCTGGAAACCTAAAATAAAACATCCCGGGGAAATGTTCAAAAAAGGTCAAGTTGTGGAAGCAATGGTTCTTGGAGTTGATGTTGAGAACGAGAAATTTTCCTTGGGAATTAAACAGATGCAGAAGAATCCTTGGGAAGAATTTGCTGAGAAGTATCCCCCTGGCTCGGTGATCTCGGGGAAAATTACAAGCATAACTGATTTTGGCGTGTTCGTCGAAATTGAAGAGGGGATAGAAGGGTTGATTCATATCTCTGAACTTAGTCCACGACGTGTCAAATCAGCCGCTGATATATATTCTGTGGGCGATACCGTAGCAGCAGTTGTGAAATCCATAGATCTTCAAAACAGGAAGATTCGTTTGAGCATAAAGGATTATGAGCTAACAGTAGAGGGGTCGCTTGTAAAGCAGTACCTGAACAACAAAGAACACGTCGGGCAAAACCTGGGGAAGGTTTTATCAGAGGTAAAGATAGTAGATACCAAGCGTTAA
- a CDS encoding enoyl-CoA hydratase/isomerase family protein, translating into MSYNSILLEIKKGYAIVTLNRPQEMNALNWEMRRELDHVFDRLAEAKDVRSIIITGGDYVFSAGMDLKEMSTLPDEEIPAFFASIVRYLDKIYNCPKPVIAAVGGIALGGGFNIATVCDFIVASESAIFGHPELKLGLNPLFSPLRNRVGLTKAKELIMLGEPIGAMEALRIGLVNVVAPPERFMQEAINMAEQLAQYSPSVIEAVKKIANVTSFMDDRKALELEFDVMVHLYSSTERKILMSEFMTREYLERMRKKMGFKKPHQTSQSLSEDTKSFS; encoded by the coding sequence ATGAGCTACAACAGTATTCTACTTGAAATAAAAAAAGGATATGCCATTGTAACCCTCAATCGCCCTCAAGAAATGAATGCCCTAAACTGGGAAATGAGGAGAGAGCTCGACCATGTATTCGACAGATTAGCGGAAGCGAAGGATGTGAGATCGATAATTATAACTGGGGGGGACTATGTGTTTTCGGCTGGGATGGATTTGAAAGAGATGTCAACCTTACCTGATGAAGAGATCCCGGCTTTTTTCGCCTCTATAGTTCGTTATCTTGACAAGATCTATAATTGCCCAAAACCAGTAATCGCTGCTGTAGGAGGTATAGCTCTAGGAGGGGGGTTTAATATCGCGACTGTCTGTGATTTCATCGTGGCGTCTGAGAGTGCAATTTTCGGTCATCCCGAGCTCAAGTTAGGGCTGAACCCACTTTTCAGCCCCTTAAGAAATAGAGTCGGTTTGACAAAGGCAAAAGAGCTGATCATGCTTGGGGAACCTATAGGGGCTATGGAGGCTTTACGTATTGGGCTTGTTAATGTAGTTGCACCGCCTGAGAGGTTTATGCAGGAAGCCATAAATATGGCGGAACAACTGGCACAATATTCCCCCTCTGTTATAGAGGCAGTTAAGAAAATTGCTAACGTGACATCCTTTATGGATGATAGGAAAGCTCTAGAACTGGAATTTGATGTGATGGTCCATCTCTACTCAAGCACTGAAAGAAAGATACTTATGAGTGAATTTATGACCCGGGAATATCTCGAACGGATGCGAAAAAAAATGGGGTTTAAGAAACCCCATCAGACGTCCCAGTCACTATCGGAAGATACAAAGTCCTTCAGTTGA
- the cmk gene encoding (d)CMP kinase → MGRKKIVITIDGPAGVGKSTVGRIVAKNLSYIYLETGAIYRALALKVLESGIPWNDECLLKKMVEGTDISVKVVNNESRVFLDGRDVTDVLRTEEIARLASDVSTLSVVRRFLLGIQRNVSSSGGVVAEGRDMGTVVFPDAELKIYLDADFKERVKRRYLELLGRGQDVDYVKLHDEMGRRDRQDRERVLAPLLPHPDAHIIDTTRMSVDEVVSVIMNLVNGYFAKGE, encoded by the coding sequence ATGGGAAGGAAGAAAATAGTAATAACCATTGACGGACCGGCGGGAGTAGGGAAGAGCACAGTCGGCAGAATCGTTGCAAAAAATTTGTCTTATATCTACTTGGAAACAGGGGCAATCTATAGGGCTTTGGCTCTTAAGGTTCTTGAATCAGGCATTCCATGGAACGATGAGTGTTTGTTGAAAAAAATGGTGGAAGGCACAGATATAAGTGTGAAAGTAGTTAACAATGAGAGCAGGGTTTTTCTGGATGGGCGAGATGTCACAGATGTTTTGAGAACTGAAGAAATCGCTCGTTTAGCCTCAGATGTATCCACTCTTTCAGTAGTCCGGAGATTTTTACTGGGCATACAGCGTAACGTTTCTTCTTCGGGGGGCGTAGTTGCAGAAGGTCGGGATATGGGAACGGTCGTTTTCCCAGATGCGGAGCTGAAAATTTATCTCGATGCAGATTTCAAAGAGCGGGTTAAGCGCCGCTACCTTGAACTTTTGGGGCGCGGTCAGGATGTTGATTATGTGAAGTTGCACGATGAAATGGGGAGGAGAGACCGCCAAGACAGGGAAAGGGTTCTTGCACCCCTTTTGCCCCACCCGGATGCACATATAATAGATACTACCCGCATGAGCGTTGATGAGGTGGTGTCTGTTATTATGAATTTGGTAAATGGCTATTTTGCAAAAGGGGAGTGA
- the sppA gene encoding signal peptide peptidase SppA: MITVIVFFSALIFLITFFSRKSVDLYGSEKVGIITVEGILFDAKDAIRQIKEFEEEDKIKAIVIRVESPGGSVVASEEIYSAIKSLREKKKVVASLGGIAASGGYLVACAADKIVANPGTITGSISALMHFANVESLMQKIGLRSIVIKSGKFKDIGSPVREMTTEERALLQGLVDDIYEHLLEVISKERKIKKEELRKIADGRVFTGRQAKTLGLVDELGDQSFAVKLAASMAGLKGEPQVVYPSKRKASFKELLIDSLLSPILQQLHKQESSFSGVYYLYVSPY; the protein is encoded by the coding sequence ATGATTACTGTTATCGTGTTTTTTTCTGCTCTGATATTCTTAATAACCTTTTTTTCAAGAAAGAGTGTCGATCTTTATGGAAGCGAGAAAGTGGGCATTATAACGGTGGAGGGCATTCTTTTTGATGCGAAAGATGCGATACGTCAGATAAAGGAATTTGAGGAGGAGGATAAGATTAAGGCGATTGTTATTCGAGTGGAGTCACCTGGTGGTAGCGTAGTAGCCTCTGAGGAGATCTACAGTGCTATCAAATCATTGCGGGAAAAGAAAAAAGTGGTCGCATCTTTAGGTGGTATAGCTGCTTCGGGTGGTTATCTTGTGGCGTGCGCCGCTGACAAAATTGTGGCGAATCCGGGGACAATAACGGGTAGTATCTCAGCGCTCATGCATTTTGCGAATGTAGAGTCATTGATGCAAAAAATTGGATTACGTTCGATTGTAATCAAGAGTGGTAAATTCAAGGATATAGGCTCTCCTGTACGAGAAATGACCACTGAAGAGCGGGCATTATTGCAGGGACTTGTAGATGATATTTACGAGCATCTCCTAGAAGTGATTTCTAAGGAGAGGAAGATAAAAAAGGAAGAGTTGCGAAAAATAGCTGATGGTAGGGTTTTTACGGGAAGACAGGCTAAAACCTTAGGGTTGGTAGATGAACTTGGTGACCAGAGTTTTGCGGTTAAGCTTGCAGCCTCTATGGCAGGATTGAAAGGAGAGCCCCAAGTTGTGTATCCCTCAAAGCGAAAAGCTTCTTTTAAAGAACTACTTATAGATAGCTTGCTCTCGCCGATTTTGCAACAATTGCATAAACAGGAATCGAGTTTCAGTGGAGTATACTACCTTTATGTTTCACCTTATTGA